The segment TATAGGAATGATAAAAAGACAATTATATTTAAAATAGAGAAAACTAAAAAAATAAGGATTTTATTAAAGCCATTGCAGGAATTAGATCATCTGGTAAAACAACATCACTTTTAAATTTTATTGAAGATTTAAAAAAAGAAATAATGAAAAAAAACAATAAAAAAAGGATTACTGTTCTTGATCTTCCCTTATTCTATTCATATATTCATTTACACTGGTGGCTATGGCAGCAACTTTTTTAGGTGGTAGGAATGCTCCCTGCATGATTTTTTCATGCTCCTTATCCTCTTCAATAACCTTCTCAATTTCCATTAATAAATCCTGTTTATTCTCTTCAATAAATCCGGTGTGTAATTTAGCATCCCTGAAATTCTTATTCTTCATAAGTGCCTTATGGAATGGGATTGTCGTTGGAATACCTACAATGATAAACTCATATAAAGCCCTTTGCATTCTGGCAATGGCCTCATCCCTATCAGCACCCCATGTAATCAGCTTTGAAATCATTGAATCATAAATTGACGGAATGGTATAACCAGTGTATACCCCACTATCCATCCTTACACCAATACCACCTGGAGAACGATAACCTACAATCTTACCAGGTGTTGGTACAAATTCATTCAACGGATCTTCTGCATTTATACGGCATTCAATGGCATGACCTGTAACACCTATATCTTCCTGCTTAATGGATAACTCTTCACCAGCAGCTATCTTAATCTGTTCTTTAACTAAATCTATACCTGTAATTACCTCGGTAATCGGATGTTCCACCTGAATCCTTGTGTTCATCTCAAGGAAGTAGTATTCACCGTTGGAATACATGAATTCAACAGTACCTGCACTGTTATAGTTTACTGCTTTTGCGGCCTTAATGGCTGATGCACCCATTTTTTCCCTTAATTCATCGGTCATGATAGGTGATGGTGCCTCTTCGATTAACTTCTGATGTCTTCTCTGAATGGAACATTCCCTATCACACACGTGTATGGTATTACCATAGTTATCTGCCAATACTTGGAATTCTATGTGTCTTGGTCTTTCAATGTACTTTTCAATATATACGGTTCCATCACCGAAGGTTGACTGTGCAATGTTTTGGGTTGATTCTATAGCACGAGGAAGTTCTTCCTCATCATAAACCGTCCTCATACCAATTCCTCCACC is part of the Methanosphaera sp. BMS genome and harbors:
- a CDS encoding acetyl-CoA carboxylase biotin carboxylase subunit; the encoded protein is MFKKVLVANRGEIAIRIMRACKELDIETVAIYSDTDEKALFTMYADEAVPLGSSILADSYLNIDKIIAIANELGVDAIHPGYGFLSENCKLGEECAKNGITLIGPRKEAIEAMGDKITSKQLMIENGVPTVPGDKEPIEDIELAKQKARDIGYPVIIKSSAGGGGIGMRTVYDEEELPRAIESTQNIAQSTFGDGTVYIEKYIERPRHIEFQVLADNYGNTIHVCDRECSIQRRHQKLIEEAPSPIMTDELREKMGASAIKAAKAVNYNSAGTVEFMYSNGEYYFLEMNTRIQVEHPITEVITGIDLVKEQIKIAAGEELSIKQEDIGVTGHAIECRINAEDPLNEFVPTPGKIVGYRSPGGIGVRMDSGVYTGYTIPSIYDSMISKLITWGADRDEAIARMQRALYEFIIVGIPTTIPFHKALMKNKNFRDAKLHTGFIEENKQDLLMEIEKVIEEDKEHEKIMQGAFLPPKKVAAIATSVNEYMNRIREDQEQ